Proteins encoded in a region of the bacterium genome:
- a CDS encoding FHA domain-containing protein — translation MSGGIKYRLSPRERTLVAEQLGTLESVRARLKGSGVDVKIQDPEVEVSVEEKGGEISYELTYPLDNDYYPGNGRIYLKDSYRLNRRDGSLISFNRSASQNVGTSSHRFWVDTARRDHPQEKLKGYAEHLEKFLNDLSQLQLDAQSPALKTMLAETLPGLHRPLPPNSKALFDENLEVFAPIRDVVQDLGLQMKFRNAQTGLTLRREGGKILLGLQLVLDSDSDPALDAENNGRMFLHDVYEIDAASGKVLKASRSFTPSKVGSPAFDKAAERLAALGPLDPNLPALAKLTAGWLQGLGAVEPPAPAGETNLAEPEDAYGKALWRLYQATAEAPKPVDYLVPRKDSKPLPSGAGLPADPERRQALHRSLAAMLSGDEAALQKETQARKDDPIFQALDHLFRQENHAAAQALAGFPRDDALARPIRELIDWQDRVQRLDQGLPLLQLAVQECLQRRNNEDRAWVRSLGRAFSGDSGVNPEMRRVAVEGFFRRLRVSLDQSRTGVDDAIQGLEGDGPFEKEVKALLRGDTGLRELAQLLDEKDWELRRDGLVHLAQRTLKDEGRMPATALAIAERYADSYPKAEALKNWLSGQGSFGQKLESTLGHFSHEVTNPFTLGTMMVAGGASKLGKLAFVQYFGNSSLGLKFGAEAFSVAVEAGVFTGSDKIYRSLFQSPVGVWNRAHLDFTGALLAFGVLRGGGIAGRRFQGRLRNSEAWQSWLQGRTRIGWAEKPLEFATGLSKAEGPAWKQQAGRALAYPLSYAAETGFSRAWLKPAADFAASHGLILTSLMAANSLSRFAGLRPGSAQGWKGDLVDDALLYGHFYLSGQLLQRMGPSRLDYHLAALESSGPRIGLRKTASTAESASETPAEPAKGFETPPQLRELSEGWAKIWQNLRRRKPESAEPASGTPAKRFNLKEWLQGWLRKKAAPPPAVPTEKTPLMLPAAPAASDRPSHPSWFETLPPPPVPKAGESFLIPKPLELPLRFVPGKAKVQVAVSWTGSHDDRLMLPVSKNIVNYECILGREEIQARPQPALVDLTFPSTATGMETQHAKISLQVKLRLNAIPDHKNVIQTLATPEKIVATLENMAKSSATFVNGKRVKSATLKNGDRVQFGKDGPSVIFHQDSPDRAPSLTQGIVPLSPERQSWTVGRESFKEGSPDIPFSMSSRDISRSQAKLIRDAEGNHYIQDLGQQPTRVNGKPVYGTQPLENGDVIVFGEGKAFVFRGPAKSDDRITPVFEDLEAHPRTKVPAPEQAEHHPALRDLKPEEVQRYFEMLLEQDRLPVDDVRAGILQAPNGRSLLLLTHHSGWTIGAEPNHPSTKRLYRESAETEANPFSIYLDQSGQFILKPLKPEANIFVQGRETPFWEKEAPSPTGPQLRVEGWVRLLGGERIFSGDQIHFDFMKFAPPRVSPEDLRSIANRPTEPPPSSPRPQAPAAGQPPLLGSGPIPLQLAKSLILQNEANAARLDIRSESEALSVAIPVDLGKIGRVTVFQEAGVWKIHSESGGEAPVLVNGISLPPNIRLPLKPNSELSIGSLRFKVQLP, via the coding sequence ATGAGCGGGGGCATCAAATACCGCTTATCACCGCGGGAGCGCACACTTGTCGCCGAGCAGCTCGGCACCCTGGAATCGGTGCGCGCGCGGCTCAAGGGCAGCGGCGTCGACGTCAAGATCCAAGATCCGGAGGTGGAAGTCTCGGTCGAGGAGAAAGGCGGGGAGATTTCCTATGAGCTCACCTATCCTTTGGACAACGACTATTACCCGGGCAACGGCCGCATTTACCTCAAGGACAGCTATCGCCTGAACCGGCGCGACGGGAGCTTGATCAGTTTCAACCGCTCGGCCTCGCAGAACGTCGGAACCTCGAGCCATCGCTTTTGGGTCGATACCGCCCGCCGGGATCATCCCCAGGAAAAGCTCAAGGGCTATGCCGAGCACCTCGAAAAATTCTTGAACGACTTGAGCCAGCTCCAACTCGACGCTCAAAGTCCGGCTCTGAAAACCATGCTCGCCGAAACCCTGCCCGGCTTGCATCGGCCGCTTCCACCCAACTCCAAGGCCTTGTTCGATGAAAACCTCGAAGTCTTCGCTCCGATCCGCGACGTCGTCCAAGACTTGGGTTTGCAGATGAAGTTTCGCAATGCCCAGACCGGACTGACGCTGCGCCGCGAGGGCGGCAAAATTCTCCTCGGCCTCCAGCTCGTCCTCGACAGCGATTCCGATCCGGCGCTGGACGCTGAAAACAACGGCCGCATGTTCTTGCACGACGTCTACGAGATCGACGCCGCCAGCGGAAAGGTCTTGAAGGCCAGCCGCAGCTTCACGCCGAGCAAGGTCGGAAGCCCGGCCTTCGACAAGGCCGCCGAGCGGCTGGCCGCCTTGGGGCCCCTCGATCCCAATTTGCCCGCCCTGGCCAAGCTCACCGCCGGCTGGCTCCAAGGCCTCGGAGCCGTCGAGCCGCCGGCCCCGGCCGGCGAAACCAATCTCGCCGAACCCGAAGACGCCTACGGCAAGGCCTTGTGGCGCTTGTACCAAGCCACCGCCGAGGCGCCCAAGCCGGTCGATTATCTGGTGCCCCGCAAAGACTCGAAGCCACTTCCCTCCGGCGCCGGACTGCCGGCGGATCCCGAGCGTCGCCAAGCGCTCCACCGCAGCCTGGCCGCGATGCTGTCGGGCGACGAAGCCGCCTTGCAAAAAGAAACCCAGGCTCGGAAGGACGACCCGATCTTCCAAGCCTTGGATCATCTCTTTCGCCAGGAAAACCACGCGGCCGCGCAGGCCTTGGCCGGTTTTCCCCGCGATGACGCGCTGGCTCGCCCCATCCGGGAATTGATCGACTGGCAAGACCGGGTCCAGCGCTTGGACCAAGGCCTGCCTCTGCTGCAGCTGGCGGTTCAAGAATGCCTCCAGCGCCGGAACAATGAGGACCGCGCCTGGGTCCGCAGCCTCGGCCGAGCCTTCAGCGGTGACAGCGGGGTCAACCCCGAGATGCGACGGGTGGCCGTGGAAGGCTTCTTCCGCCGCCTTCGAGTCTCGCTCGATCAAAGTCGGACCGGAGTCGACGACGCCATTCAAGGTTTGGAAGGCGACGGGCCTTTTGAAAAAGAAGTCAAAGCCTTGCTTCGCGGCGACACCGGGCTTCGCGAATTGGCCCAATTGCTGGACGAGAAGGACTGGGAGCTGCGCCGCGACGGCTTGGTCCATTTGGCGCAGCGGACTCTGAAGGACGAGGGACGGATGCCGGCAACGGCCCTCGCCATCGCCGAGCGCTACGCCGACAGCTATCCCAAGGCCGAGGCGCTGAAGAATTGGCTCAGCGGCCAGGGCAGCTTCGGCCAAAAGCTCGAATCCACCCTCGGCCATTTCAGTCATGAGGTCACCAACCCCTTCACCTTGGGAACCATGATGGTGGCCGGCGGCGCCTCGAAGCTCGGCAAGCTCGCCTTCGTCCAGTACTTCGGCAATTCCAGCCTGGGGCTCAAGTTCGGAGCCGAGGCTTTCTCGGTGGCGGTCGAAGCCGGCGTCTTCACCGGCAGCGATAAAATTTACCGCAGCCTGTTCCAATCGCCGGTCGGCGTTTGGAACCGGGCTCACCTCGATTTCACCGGCGCCCTGCTCGCCTTCGGCGTCCTGCGCGGCGGCGGCATCGCCGGCCGTCGCTTCCAGGGCCGGCTGCGAAATTCGGAAGCCTGGCAGTCCTGGCTCCAAGGCCGGACCCGGATCGGCTGGGCCGAAAAGCCTTTGGAATTCGCCACCGGCTTGAGCAAGGCCGAGGGCCCCGCCTGGAAACAACAGGCCGGCCGGGCCCTGGCTTACCCGCTGAGCTATGCCGCCGAAACCGGCTTCTCCCGCGCCTGGTTGAAGCCGGCCGCCGACTTCGCCGCCAGCCATGGATTGATCTTGACCTCCTTGATGGCCGCCAACAGCCTCAGCCGCTTCGCCGGTCTACGCCCGGGCTCGGCTCAAGGCTGGAAAGGCGACTTGGTCGACGACGCCCTGCTCTACGGACACTTTTACCTCTCGGGTCAGCTCTTGCAGCGGATGGGCCCGAGCCGCCTCGACTATCATCTGGCGGCGCTCGAAAGCTCCGGGCCCCGCATCGGCCTGCGCAAAACCGCTTCGACCGCCGAAAGCGCCAGCGAAACGCCGGCCGAGCCGGCCAAAGGCTTCGAAACACCGCCGCAGCTCCGCGAGTTGTCCGAAGGATGGGCCAAGATCTGGCAAAACCTGCGGCGGAGGAAGCCCGAATCGGCCGAGCCGGCCAGTGGCACCCCGGCCAAGCGCTTTAACCTGAAAGAGTGGCTGCAGGGCTGGCTTCGGAAAAAAGCCGCGCCGCCGCCGGCAGTGCCGACGGAGAAAACCCCTTTGATGCTTCCGGCGGCGCCGGCCGCCAGCGACCGACCTTCGCATCCCAGCTGGTTCGAGACCTTGCCGCCACCGCCGGTGCCCAAGGCCGGCGAAAGCTTCCTCATCCCGAAGCCCCTGGAGCTGCCCTTGCGCTTCGTGCCGGGCAAGGCCAAGGTGCAGGTCGCCGTCTCTTGGACCGGCAGCCATGACGACCGCCTCATGCTTCCGGTCAGCAAGAATATCGTGAATTACGAGTGCATCTTGGGCCGCGAGGAAATCCAAGCCCGGCCCCAACCGGCCCTTGTCGATCTCACCTTCCCGAGCACCGCCACCGGCATGGAAACCCAGCACGCCAAGATTTCGCTGCAGGTGAAATTAAGGCTCAATGCGATTCCCGACCACAAAAACGTGATCCAAACCTTGGCGACTCCCGAGAAAATCGTCGCGACCCTCGAAAACATGGCCAAGTCTTCGGCCACCTTCGTCAATGGCAAGCGGGTGAAGAGCGCAACGCTGAAAAACGGCGACCGAGTCCAATTCGGGAAGGACGGGCCCAGCGTCATCTTCCATCAAGACAGCCCCGACCGGGCGCCCAGCCTGACCCAAGGAATCGTGCCGCTCTCGCCGGAGCGGCAATCTTGGACCGTCGGCCGGGAAAGCTTCAAGGAGGGCAGCCCCGACATCCCCTTCTCGATGTCCAGCCGCGACATCAGCCGAAGCCAGGCCAAGTTGATTCGCGACGCCGAGGGCAACCACTACATCCAAGACCTCGGCCAGCAGCCGACCCGGGTCAATGGCAAGCCGGTCTACGGCACTCAGCCGCTGGAGAACGGCGACGTCATCGTCTTCGGCGAAGGCAAGGCATTCGTCTTCCGCGGCCCCGCCAAATCCGACGACCGGATCACGCCGGTCTTCGAGGACCTTGAAGCCCATCCGCGGACGAAGGTGCCGGCGCCGGAGCAAGCCGAGCACCATCCGGCGCTGCGCGATCTGAAGCCCGAGGAGGTGCAAAGATATTTCGAAATGCTCCTCGAGCAAGACCGGCTGCCGGTCGACGACGTCCGGGCCGGAATCTTGCAGGCTCCCAACGGCCGCTCTCTCTTGCTGCTGACCCATCACAGCGGCTGGACGATCGGCGCCGAGCCCAACCATCCCTCGACCAAACGTCTCTACCGCGAAAGCGCCGAAACCGAGGCCAATCCCTTTTCGATCTATCTCGACCAGAGCGGGCAATTCATCCTGAAGCCTCTCAAACCCGAGGCCAACATCTTCGTCCAAGGCCGGGAGACTCCGTTCTGGGAGAAGGAAGCGCCCTCGCCCACCGGTCCCCAATTGAGGGTGGAAGGCTGGGTCCGGCTGCTCGGTGGCGAGCGGATTTTTTCCGGCGACCAGATCCATTTCGATTTCATGAAATTCGCGCCGCCGAGGGTATCGCCGGAAGACCTCCGGTCGATCGCGAACCGTCCGACCGAGCCGCCGCCCTCGAGCCCCCGCCCCCAAGCGCCGGCTGCCGGCCAACCGCCGCTCCTGGGCTCCGGTCCCATCCCGCTCCAGCTCGCCAAAAGCCTGATCCTGCAAAACGAGGCCAACGCCGCCCGGCTCGACATCCGCTCGGAATCCGAAGCCCTCTCGGTGGCCATCCCGGTCGATCTGGGCAAGATCGGCCGCGTCACGGTTTTTCAGGAAGCCGGGGTCTGGAAAATCCACAGTGAGAGCGGAGGCGAGGCTCCCGTTTTAGTCAACGGCATCTCCCTCCCCCCGAATATCCGCCTTCCCCTGAAGCCGAATAGCGAGCTCAGTATCGGCAGCCTCCGTTTCAAAGTCCAATTACCCTAA
- a CDS encoding HAD family hydrolase, translated as MRKLVIFDIDGTLLLTGGAGKVAFDRVFAELYGIEGAWRDVHPDGRTDPSLIRELFEKNLGRRPRPEEERRVTEAYAAAMAEEIPRSARFRLMPGVLPLLDLLQRRGLALLGLATGNFESTAGQKLRHAKLDHFFHFGGYGSDHPERPELTKVAVERGRQRLGRRVAPEEILLVGDTVHDVDCGRRLGLTTVAVATGSTSRAALEAARADFVVDSFDPLEEVLPIFDG; from the coding sequence ATGCGCAAACTCGTAATCTTCGACATCGACGGGACTTTGCTGCTCACCGGCGGCGCCGGCAAAGTCGCTTTCGACCGGGTTTTCGCGGAGCTCTATGGGATCGAGGGAGCTTGGCGCGATGTCCATCCCGACGGCCGCACCGATCCTTCGCTGATCCGCGAGCTCTTCGAAAAGAATCTCGGTCGCCGGCCCCGGCCCGAAGAGGAGCGGCGAGTCACCGAGGCCTATGCCGCGGCGATGGCCGAGGAGATTCCCCGCTCGGCCCGCTTCCGCCTCATGCCCGGCGTTTTGCCCTTGCTGGACCTCTTGCAACGACGCGGCTTGGCCCTGCTCGGGCTCGCCACCGGAAACTTCGAGAGCACCGCCGGCCAAAAGCTCCGCCATGCCAAGCTCGATCATTTCTTTCATTTTGGCGGCTACGGATCGGACCACCCCGAGCGGCCCGAGCTGACCAAGGTCGCGGTCGAAAGGGGCCGGCAGCGCCTCGGCCGGCGAGTCGCGCCCGAAGAGATCCTGCTGGTCGGCGACACGGTTCACGACGTGGATTGCGGACGACGACTCGGCCTCACCACCGTCGCGGTGGCCACCGGCTCGACGAGCCGCGCCGCCTTGGAGGCGGCTCGAGCCGATTTCGTGGTCGATAGCTTCGACCCGCTCGAAGAGGTTTTGCCGATTTTCGATGGATGA
- a CDS encoding TIGR00725 family protein, with protein MLPKPLVGVIGVLEASDSERQMAFEIGKLIGAMGLALVCGGLGGVMEEASRGCHQAGGVVIGLLPGGRKEDANDYVTYAIPTNLGHSRNMLIAHSADILVAVGTGYGTLSEIAIALKLGKKVLGYKSWDVQGVTPCNSLTEIQTQLAEFFGHLNTKSLLFKDN; from the coding sequence ATGTTGCCCAAGCCCTTGGTCGGAGTCATCGGTGTCTTGGAGGCCTCCGATAGCGAGCGCCAGATGGCCTTCGAAATCGGCAAGCTCATCGGCGCGATGGGCCTGGCCCTGGTTTGCGGCGGCCTGGGCGGCGTCATGGAAGAAGCCAGCCGCGGCTGCCATCAGGCCGGCGGCGTGGTCATCGGCCTCCTGCCCGGCGGCCGCAAGGAAGACGCCAATGACTACGTCACCTACGCCATTCCGACCAACCTCGGCCATTCCCGCAACATGCTCATCGCCCACAGCGCCGACATTTTGGTCGCGGTCGGCACCGGCTACGGCACCTTAAGCGAGATCGCCATCGCCCTGAAACTGGGAAAGAAGGTCCTAGGCTACAAAAGCTGGGACGTCCAAGGGGTTACCCCCTGCAACAGCTTGACCGAGATCCAGACCCAGCTGGCCGAGTTCTTCGGCCACCTCAACACTAAGTCCTTGTTATTCAAGGATAATTAA
- a CDS encoding metallophosphoesterase, whose product MPSRLATLVLLVLLSQASCGSSPELLPPSPTPSASPIPVETPDPAALRFFSFGDWGTGDASQYAVASALESFCRARGCDFGLLLGDNFYDNGVASVSDPQWEAKFESVYELEVPFYALLGNHDYDGNEQAQIDYSALSERWTMPARNYRIRWPSNQEPPLLEIFVIDSNAVDDAVAAELGLALAASEARWKIAALHHPPYSNGPHPDDELGQNAWLIPLLCPTVDAVLAGHNHFFAHLDDPNDGCRFQEFIVGTGGRNLHSIRPDSRALYAEAEFGFAWLEISFDTLRLEFRRRDGSRGYLHQILKPAP is encoded by the coding sequence ATGCCCTCGCGCCTGGCTACTCTCGTCCTGCTGGTCCTTTTGTCCCAGGCCTCCTGCGGAAGCTCGCCGGAGCTTTTGCCGCCTTCGCCGACGCCCTCGGCCTCGCCGATTCCGGTCGAAACTCCGGATCCCGCGGCCTTGCGCTTTTTCAGCTTCGGCGATTGGGGAACCGGCGACGCCAGCCAATATGCGGTAGCCTCAGCCTTGGAGAGCTTTTGCCGGGCCCGGGGCTGCGACTTCGGCCTGCTGTTGGGCGACAATTTCTATGATAATGGTGTGGCCTCGGTGAGCGACCCGCAGTGGGAAGCCAAGTTCGAGTCGGTCTATGAGCTGGAGGTCCCCTTCTACGCCCTGCTCGGCAATCACGACTACGATGGCAATGAGCAGGCCCAAATCGACTACAGCGCCCTTTCCGAGCGCTGGACCATGCCGGCCCGCAATTACCGAATCCGCTGGCCCTCGAACCAGGAGCCGCCCTTGCTCGAGATCTTCGTCATCGACAGCAACGCCGTCGACGATGCGGTGGCGGCCGAGCTCGGCCTCGCCCTCGCCGCCTCCGAAGCCCGCTGGAAGATCGCCGCCCTGCATCACCCGCCCTACAGCAACGGGCCTCACCCCGACGACGAGCTGGGGCAGAACGCCTGGCTGATCCCCCTGCTCTGCCCGACGGTCGACGCGGTTTTGGCCGGCCACAACCACTTTTTCGCCCATCTCGACGATCCGAACGACGGCTGCCGTTTTCAGGAGTTCATCGTCGGCACCGGCGGTCGAAACCTCCATTCCATTCGGCCCGACAGCCGCGCCCTCTACGCCGAAGCCGAATTCGGCTTCGCTTGGCTCGAAATTTCATTCGACACTTTGCGGCTGGAATTTCGCCGGCGCGACGGCTCCCGCGGCTACCTCCACCAAATTCTCAAGCCCGCCCCTTGA
- the lgt gene encoding prolipoprotein diacylglyceryl transferase: MPVHPLLFDIGGLKVHSYGLMVAVGFLAALGWVRYQAPKEGLPAAAMIDLAFWLMLAAIVGSRLAFIAVEWEVYARNPAAIFKIWEGGLVFYGGLIACIFTAWFYLKRRAWSFWKVADVFMPGVALGHAFGRIGCFLAGCCYGRGCDPKAWYAAHYPGHAESLAPSGIPLYPVQLFEAGANLAIFAFLAYYSRKKAFDGQILLLYLITYALSRIVLELFRGDAERGYVIQGWLSTSQFLGAILLLAALAVLLLRRGRSS, encoded by the coding sequence ATGCCGGTGCATCCGCTTCTCTTCGACATCGGCGGCCTGAAGGTTCACAGCTACGGCCTGATGGTCGCGGTCGGTTTCCTGGCAGCCCTGGGCTGGGTTCGCTACCAGGCTCCCAAGGAGGGCTTGCCGGCCGCGGCGATGATCGACTTGGCTTTCTGGCTCATGCTCGCCGCCATCGTCGGCTCGCGCCTCGCCTTCATTGCGGTCGAGTGGGAGGTCTATGCCCGAAATCCAGCGGCCATCTTTAAAATTTGGGAAGGCGGCTTGGTCTTCTACGGCGGGCTCATCGCCTGCATCTTCACCGCTTGGTTTTATTTGAAGCGGCGGGCTTGGAGCTTTTGGAAGGTGGCCGACGTCTTCATGCCCGGCGTCGCCCTGGGCCACGCCTTCGGCCGGATCGGCTGTTTTTTGGCCGGCTGCTGTTACGGCCGCGGCTGCGATCCCAAAGCTTGGTACGCCGCGCACTATCCGGGTCACGCCGAGAGCCTGGCGCCCTCGGGAATTCCGCTTTATCCGGTCCAGCTCTTCGAGGCCGGCGCCAATTTGGCGATCTTCGCCTTCCTGGCCTACTACAGCCGGAAGAAAGCGTTTGACGGCCAAATTCTTCTTTTGTATCTAATAACTTACGCGCTCAGCCGCATCGTCTTGGAGCTCTTCCGCGGCGACGCCGAGCGCGGCTACGTGATCCAGGGCTGGCTCAGCACCTCCCAGTTCCTCGGCGCGATCCTTCTCTTGGCGGCTCTGGCGGTGCTACTCTTACGCAGAGGGAGATCTTCATGA
- a CDS encoding PilZ domain-containing protein: MIEGIVNYIEKRIFRRVDAELPVDLQVGEKKLQTTSSNISCGGMFLQIDPAKLDDLQKLDVVIHLPNRKSPVKLSAEVLRSESDDRRGVAVQFQGLYNDNILEIEKFVKAKLN; this comes from the coding sequence ATGATCGAGGGAATCGTGAACTACATCGAGAAGAGAATCTTCCGACGCGTGGATGCCGAGCTTCCGGTGGATCTTCAGGTCGGCGAAAAGAAGCTCCAGACCACCAGCTCCAACATCAGCTGTGGCGGGATGTTCCTCCAAATCGACCCGGCCAAGCTCGACGACCTGCAGAAGCTCGATGTGGTCATCCATCTCCCCAACCGAAAGAGCCCGGTCAAGCTGAGCGCCGAAGTTTTGCGCAGCGAAAGCGACGATCGCCGGGGTGTGGCGGTCCAGTTCCAAGGCCTGTACAACGACAACATTCTCGAGATCGAGAAGTTCGTCAAAGCCAAGCTCAACTAG
- a CDS encoding DUF6789 family protein has protein sequence MPRRSMKRILKAGLVASLAMALFTILAARVGMPFLDWSRVLAEPARHPFLAYGFFLTLGLGVAFLFALLFHDLLPGQSWQRGFLFAVMMWILTGAALAPLLGLGFFMGSVVVSFGTLATYLCYGGVLGYLCDV, from the coding sequence ATGCCCCGGCGCTCGATGAAGCGGATCCTGAAAGCGGGCTTGGTGGCCAGCTTGGCCATGGCTCTCTTCACCATTCTCGCCGCCCGCGTCGGCATGCCCTTCCTGGATTGGAGCCGGGTCTTGGCCGAGCCGGCCCGCCATCCATTTCTGGCCTACGGCTTCTTCCTAACCCTGGGCCTCGGTGTGGCCTTCCTTTTCGCTCTGCTTTTCCACGACCTCTTGCCCGGCCAATCTTGGCAACGGGGGTTTCTGTTCGCCGTGATGATGTGGATTTTGACCGGCGCGGCCCTTGCACCGCTGCTCGGTCTGGGATTCTTCATGGGCAGCGTCGTCGTTTCCTTTGGGACCCTGGCGACCTACCTTTGCTACGGCGGAGTGCTGGGCTATCTCTGCGATGTTTGA
- a CDS encoding sigma-70 family RNA polymerase sigma factor: protein MIDKEEDRKDIEAVLAGSSEAFDRLVRRYQRPIYYLALRMLRQTEDADEVTQKTFVKAYRALAGFRFESSFKTWLCAIAINLCRTELVKAKRNMEELPLNLPDPAYEERQAEEEKAFQKAHLEAALADLPPRQKEVVLLRLQQELPFKEIARLLKSTETAVKVNFHHAMKSLRGWIRKKVRNDAM, encoded by the coding sequence TTGATCGACAAGGAAGAAGACCGAAAAGACATCGAGGCCGTCCTGGCCGGCAGCTCCGAGGCCTTCGACCGGTTGGTCCGGCGCTATCAGCGGCCGATCTATTATTTGGCCCTGCGGATGCTCCGGCAGACCGAGGACGCCGACGAGGTCACCCAGAAGACCTTCGTCAAGGCTTATCGGGCCCTGGCCGGTTTCCGCTTCGAGTCTTCCTTCAAGACCTGGCTTTGCGCGATCGCGATCAACCTCTGCCGCACCGAGCTGGTCAAGGCCAAGCGGAACATGGAAGAATTGCCGCTCAACCTGCCCGATCCGGCGTATGAGGAGCGGCAAGCCGAGGAGGAGAAGGCCTTCCAAAAGGCCCATCTCGAGGCCGCCTTGGCCGACCTTCCGCCGCGGCAGAAAGAGGTGGTTTTGCTCCGGCTTCAGCAGGAATTGCCCTTCAAGGAAATCGCCCGCCTGCTGAAGAGCACCGAAACGGCGGTTAAAGTTAACTTTCACCACGCCATGAAGAGTCTTAGGGGCTGGATTCGGAAAAAGGTCCGCAATGACGCAATGTAA
- a CDS encoding CbiX/SirB N-terminal domain-containing protein, with amino-acid sequence MLKKSRALVLIAHGSRLEAANEEIRALASRLEARLGYPVIGAFLELAAPSIPEAVDLALATRAAEILILPYFLTQGRHVQADIPAILAEKARAYPETPLKLLPYLGSQEGILSLLEILLEEPRSS; translated from the coding sequence ATGCTAAAGAAATCCCGCGCCCTGGTCTTGATCGCCCACGGCAGCCGCCTCGAAGCGGCCAACGAGGAAATCCGCGCCTTGGCAAGCCGGCTCGAAGCCCGGCTCGGTTATCCGGTCATCGGCGCCTTTCTCGAGCTGGCCGCGCCCTCCATACCGGAAGCGGTGGATTTGGCCCTGGCGACCCGCGCCGCTGAAATCCTGATCCTGCCTTATTTTTTGACCCAGGGCCGGCACGTCCAGGCAGACATCCCGGCGATCCTCGCCGAAAAAGCCCGAGCCTATCCCGAAACCCCGCTCAAGCTCCTGCCTTATTTGGGCTCGCAAGAAGGGATTTTAAGTTTGTTGGAAATTTTATTGGAGGAACCAAGGTCATCCTGA